One Chryseobacterium wanjuense genomic region harbors:
- a CDS encoding putative signal transducing protein — MSELVKFKFYETALQANRDKQILAESGINSFIANEQLIQSDWLLSQAVGGIQLQVFEEDLEKAKQTLQDYKDNEEFSLEVEHTVENPDFDFVCPKCGSNHIYRDDSATSFFGVSILTSHKFVCYYCGNEFMH; from the coding sequence ATGAGCGAGCTGGTTAAGTTTAAATTTTATGAAACGGCTCTTCAAGCCAACAGAGACAAACAGATTCTGGCTGAAAGCGGTATCAATAGCTTTATCGCGAATGAACAGCTGATTCAGTCGGATTGGCTGCTTTCTCAGGCGGTAGGTGGTATTCAGCTGCAGGTTTTTGAAGAAGATCTGGAAAAAGCAAAACAAACGCTTCAGGATTATAAAGATAATGAAGAATTTTCTTTGGAAGTAGAACATACGGTTGAAAATCCTGATTTTGATTTTGTATGTCCGAAGTGCGGTTCCAACCATATTTACAGGGATGACAGTGCAACGAGCTTCTTTGGGGTTTCAATCCTGACGAGCCATAAGTTTGTGTGTTATTATTGTGGGAATGAGTTTATGCATTAG
- a CDS encoding 3'-5' exonuclease, producing the protein MNLKLHKPLCIFDLETTGTNIGKDRIVEICVLKVNPDASRESKTWKVNPEMPIPRESSEIHGIYDEDVKDAPTFREIAPKIMEMLSGSDLGGFNSNRFDVPLLAEEFLRVGIDFDLSKFRLVDAQTIFHKKEPRNLSAAYQFYCGKTLENAHSAEADVMATFEVLDAQVGKYDDIPNEIGPLSEFTFHNKHADLAGFIGYNEKSEEVFNFGKYKGQCVKVVFQKDLGYFGWLQNAEFPLYTKKVFTKIQLSSKF; encoded by the coding sequence ATGAATTTAAAACTACATAAACCCCTTTGTATCTTTGATTTAGAAACGACAGGAACGAATATAGGAAAAGACAGAATTGTTGAAATCTGTGTTTTAAAAGTCAATCCCGACGCGTCCAGAGAAAGCAAAACATGGAAAGTAAATCCTGAGATGCCAATTCCGAGAGAATCCAGCGAAATCCACGGGATTTATGATGAAGATGTGAAAGATGCCCCTACTTTCAGGGAAATTGCTCCAAAAATCATGGAAATGCTTTCCGGAAGTGATTTGGGAGGATTTAATTCCAATCGTTTTGATGTTCCTTTGTTAGCAGAAGAATTTCTGAGGGTGGGAATAGATTTCGATTTAAGCAAATTCAGATTAGTAGATGCTCAAACCATTTTTCATAAAAAAGAACCGAGAAATCTGAGTGCAGCTTATCAGTTCTATTGTGGAAAAACGCTTGAAAATGCCCACTCCGCGGAGGCTGATGTGATGGCAACTTTTGAAGTTCTGGATGCGCAGGTCGGAAAGTATGACGACATTCCTAATGAAATTGGGCCTTTGAGTGAATTTACATTCCATAATAAGCACGCTGACTTAGCAGGATTTATTGGATATAATGAAAAATCGGAGGAAGTTTTCAACTTTGGAAAATACAAAGGACAATGCGTGAAAGTGGTCTTCCAGAAGGATCTCGGATATTTCGGATGGCTTCAGAATGCGGAATTTCCGCTGTATACAAAGAAGGTTTTTACAAAAATTCAATTATCAAGTAAATTTTAA
- a CDS encoding CDP-alcohol phosphatidyltransferase family protein, translating into MNFIKNNLANAITLGNLFSGCVGAIHLILGDYQTTAICIILSLILDFFDGFVARALKANSNLGVQLDSLADMVSFGLVPGLTMYAALEPFGNIFLGTGLPFEIKYLGLFVTLFSCLRLAIFNLDEDQKYYFKGLNTPSNTILILGLYYAQKEGGAFTFLFENPLYLILITAVCSWLLVSPIKMIAMKFKSMKLQDNYPKLALLIGAIIILIIFKTVGIPMVIIYYILISIIFQKQFN; encoded by the coding sequence ATGAATTTTATTAAAAATAATCTTGCCAATGCCATCACATTAGGAAACCTCTTTTCCGGTTGTGTAGGGGCGATTCATCTTATTTTAGGTGATTATCAAACGACTGCGATCTGTATTATTCTTTCGCTGATTTTAGATTTTTTTGATGGTTTTGTGGCTAGAGCTTTAAAAGCAAATTCTAATTTGGGAGTGCAGCTGGATTCTTTGGCGGATATGGTGAGCTTCGGATTGGTTCCGGGACTCACGATGTACGCTGCGTTGGAACCATTCGGGAATATTTTTCTGGGAACCGGACTTCCTTTTGAAATCAAATACTTAGGATTATTTGTGACCCTTTTTTCATGTTTAAGACTCGCTATCTTCAATTTGGATGAAGATCAGAAATATTATTTTAAAGGTTTGAATACGCCGTCAAATACCATTTTAATTTTAGGATTATATTATGCTCAGAAAGAAGGAGGAGCTTTTACATTTTTGTTTGAAAATCCTTTATATTTAATCCTGATTACAGCAGTTTGTTCGTGGCTTCTGGTCAGTCCGATAAAAATGATCGCGATGAAATTCAAATCGATGAAGCTGCAGGACAATTATCCTAAACTGGCTTTGCTGATCGGTGCAATCATTATTTTAATTATCTTTAAAACTGTCGGAATTCCGATGGTGATTATTTATTATATTTTAATATCAATTATTTTTCAGAAACAATTTAATTAA
- a CDS encoding LTA synthase family protein translates to MKFFKEFRKQEVIVLLYRIFLAYFFYQIARFLFWYFNKGLIKIDSVSDYFSLSYHGTAFDTTAILYVNALFIFLSIIPIIINTKKGYQKFLFWLYFITNGIAYTMNFGDFVYFKFSQMRLTSAALQVAQHEDNIFRVFTASMIQNPYVLLWFVVLMWLWVYLYKKVKITEQKPVKLVPYFIWSVLTLCLVAVLAVGGIRGDFKHSTRPINLVDANRFAKLPAQGNVVLNSTFSFFRTLNTNNFKEVHFVDEKFIDENIQPYKIYDRKIENKPNIVIFIVESFSREYSGAFNKDKNIKDYVSYTPFIDSLASQSLIFPNTFANGRQSIHGMSSVLAGIPSLTDAFTSSPYSNQKIQSIVSVCNEMGYDTSFYHGAPNGSMGFLGFGNILGFKHYFGKTEYNNDNDFDGMWAIWDEPFLQYFAKNVGKKQPFMATVFTASSHHPFKIPEKYNGKFKKGKNQMHEPIQYTDYAIKKYFETAKKQPWFNNTIFVFTGDHTNEVYYSEYEKIMNRFAVPLIFYSPNPEYHLKGVNNEFAQQIDIYPTLADLIGYNKKIRSWGRSLVSEKQYPAIIANSDGTVEQFIIGNYIYRFDGKNVVGIFDKTDLGLEKNLMDQLKNNPETEKGKQIAKAWYQDYMNRVINRKMY, encoded by the coding sequence ATGAAATTTTTTAAAGAATTTAGAAAACAGGAAGTTATTGTCCTGTTGTACAGGATCTTTCTAGCTTACTTTTTCTACCAGATTGCAAGATTTTTGTTCTGGTATTTCAATAAAGGATTGATAAAAATTGATTCTGTTTCAGATTATTTCAGCCTTTCTTACCACGGAACTGCTTTTGATACTACGGCAATTTTATATGTCAATGCATTGTTTATCTTTTTAAGCATCATTCCCATTATTATTAATACTAAAAAAGGCTACCAAAAATTTCTTTTCTGGCTATATTTTATTACCAACGGAATTGCCTATACCATGAATTTTGGGGATTTTGTGTATTTCAAATTTTCCCAGATGAGACTTACTTCTGCGGCACTTCAGGTAGCACAGCACGAAGACAATATTTTTCGGGTTTTTACGGCTTCGATGATCCAGAATCCTTATGTTTTATTATGGTTTGTTGTATTGATGTGGCTTTGGGTCTATCTGTATAAAAAAGTGAAGATTACGGAGCAGAAGCCTGTGAAGCTGGTTCCATATTTTATATGGTCGGTTCTTACGCTTTGTCTGGTGGCGGTTTTGGCGGTTGGCGGAATTCGTGGGGATTTTAAGCACAGTACAAGACCAATCAATCTTGTGGATGCAAACCGCTTCGCTAAACTTCCGGCTCAGGGAAATGTGGTTCTGAATAGTACGTTTTCGTTTTTCAGAACATTAAATACGAATAATTTTAAAGAAGTCCATTTCGTTGATGAAAAATTTATTGATGAAAATATCCAACCTTATAAAATTTATGACAGAAAAATAGAAAATAAACCCAACATTGTTATTTTCATTGTTGAATCTTTTAGCAGAGAATACTCCGGGGCTTTTAATAAAGATAAAAATATTAAGGATTATGTTTCTTATACGCCTTTTATCGATAGTTTGGCGAGTCAAAGCCTGATTTTTCCGAATACTTTTGCCAACGGAAGGCAGTCGATTCATGGGATGAGCTCTGTATTGGCCGGAATTCCGAGTCTTACGGATGCTTTTACAAGTTCGCCTTATTCCAACCAGAAAATTCAGTCCATTGTTTCGGTGTGTAATGAGATGGGATACGATACATCGTTCTATCACGGTGCTCCGAACGGTTCGATGGGGTTTTTAGGTTTTGGAAATATTCTTGGTTTTAAACACTATTTTGGAAAAACAGAGTACAACAACGATAATGATTTTGATGGAATGTGGGCGATTTGGGATGAACCATTTTTACAGTATTTTGCTAAAAATGTAGGTAAAAAGCAACCTTTTATGGCGACGGTTTTTACGGCTTCCTCACATCATCCTTTTAAAATTCCTGAAAAATATAATGGGAAGTTCAAAAAAGGGAAAAATCAGATGCATGAGCCGATTCAATACACAGATTATGCGATTAAAAAATACTTTGAAACAGCTAAAAAACAACCGTGGTTCAACAATACGATTTTTGTCTTTACAGGAGATCATACGAATGAAGTATATTATTCCGAATACGAGAAGATTATGAATCGTTTTGCAGTTCCTTTAATTTTTTATTCTCCAAATCCTGAATATCATTTAAAAGGAGTAAATAATGAATTTGCCCAGCAAATTGATATTTATCCGACCTTGGCAGACTTAATCGGATATAATAAAAAGATCAGAAGCTGGGGCAGAAGTTTGGTAAGTGAAAAGCAGTATCCTGCCATTATTGCTAATTCTGACGGGACGGTGGAACAGTTTATCATTGGGAATTATATTTACCGTTTCGACGGGAAAAATGTGGTCGGAATTTTTGATAAAACAGATCTTGGTCTGGAAAAAAACCTGATGGATCAGTTAAAAAACAATCCCGAAACCGAAAAAGGAAAACAGATTGCAAAAGCCTGGTATCAGGATTATATGAACAGGGTGATCAATAGAAAGATGTATTAG
- a CDS encoding DUF2147 domain-containing protein encodes MRKLLLTLVLSLFSVMSFAQIEGKWKTIDDETKQAKSLVEIYKKSDGKYYGKISQLLIKPENANCVNCKDDRKNKPILGMEIIRGLKKDGNEFTGGTITDPKTGKTYKCTITRNGDNLNVRGYIGLSLIGRTQIWQKAN; translated from the coding sequence ATGAGAAAATTATTATTGACACTTGTCCTTTCACTTTTCAGTGTAATGTCATTTGCACAGATCGAAGGAAAATGGAAGACTATAGATGATGAAACAAAGCAGGCAAAATCTCTTGTAGAAATCTATAAAAAATCTGACGGAAAATATTATGGTAAAATTTCACAGCTATTGATAAAACCCGAAAATGCTAATTGTGTAAACTGTAAAGACGACAGAAAAAACAAGCCTATTCTGGGAATGGAAATCATCAGAGGTCTGAAAAAAGACGGCAATGAGTTTACAGGTGGTACAATCACCGACCCAAAAACAGGAAAAACCTACAAATGCACGATTACAAGAAACGGAGATAATCTGAATGTAAGAGGATATATCGGTTTATCTTTAATCGGAAGAACACAGATTTGGCAGAAAGCTAACTAA
- a CDS encoding pyruvate dehydrogenase complex E1 component subunit beta, whose protein sequence is MAEYTFREVIAQAMSEEMRKDESIYLMGEEVAEYNGAYKASKGMLDEFGAKRVIDTPIAELGFAGISVGAAMNGNRPIVEFMTFNFSLVGIDQIINNAAKIRQMSGGQWNCPIVFRGPTASAGQLGATHSQAFESWYANCPGLKVIVPSNPYDAKGLLKTAIQDNDPVIFMESEQMYGDKMEIPEEEYYIPIGKADIKKEGTDVTLVSFGKIMKLAIQAAEDLAKEGISVEVIDLRTVRPLDYDTVLASVKKTNRLVVLEEAWPFGSVASEITYMVQQKAFDYLDAPIKRITTPDAPAPYSAALFAEWFPKLEKVKEEIKKAMYVK, encoded by the coding sequence ATGGCAGAATATACTTTTCGTGAGGTAATTGCACAAGCAATGAGCGAGGAAATGCGTAAAGATGAATCCATCTATTTAATGGGGGAGGAAGTTGCAGAATATAATGGTGCATATAAGGCTTCAAAAGGAATGCTGGATGAATTTGGTGCTAAAAGAGTAATCGATACACCAATCGCTGAGTTGGGCTTCGCAGGGATTTCTGTGGGAGCTGCAATGAACGGGAACAGACCAATCGTAGAATTTATGACATTCAATTTCTCTTTGGTAGGAATTGATCAGATTATCAACAATGCTGCAAAGATCCGTCAGATGAGTGGTGGTCAGTGGAACTGTCCTATCGTTTTCCGTGGTCCTACTGCTTCTGCAGGGCAATTGGGAGCAACTCACTCTCAGGCTTTTGAAAGCTGGTATGCCAACTGCCCTGGTTTGAAAGTAATCGTACCTTCAAACCCGTATGATGCAAAAGGATTGTTGAAAACAGCTATTCAGGATAATGACCCGGTAATTTTCATGGAATCTGAGCAGATGTACGGAGACAAAATGGAAATTCCTGAAGAAGAATACTACATCCCGATCGGGAAAGCAGATATCAAGAAAGAAGGTACTGATGTTACGTTAGTTTCTTTCGGTAAAATCATGAAGCTGGCTATTCAGGCTGCTGAAGATTTGGCTAAAGAAGGTATTTCTGTAGAAGTGATCGACCTTAGAACTGTTCGTCCGTTGGATTATGATACAGTTTTGGCATCAGTGAAGAAAACAAACAGATTAGTGGTGTTGGAAGAAGCTTGGCCTTTCGGTTCTGTTGCTTCTGAAATTACATATATGGTACAGCAGAAAGCATTCGATTATTTGGATGCTCCTATCAAGAGAATTACTACTCCTGATGCTCCTGCACCGTACTCAGCTGCATTATTTGCAGAATGGTTCCCTAAACTTGAAAAAGTAAAAGAGGAAATTAAAAAAGCAATGTACGTAAAGTAA